tgttcGTGCtgttttttcatccttttcaggccagtccaccctgcttcttgtctctgctgcatccttctccttgtctctcctacctCCAGGgcgctctctctctctgcttcttccaggtctctcaTCATtagctgctcctcttccatacaccttagagctatttaactacttagcaggaaccagccacagctgcaccttatccacatcagccaacccaccaccccaagccagcccacagctgtgtattaacaatgttaattaacccagcttcattcctctacaggtcACAGCGCCTGGTGAAGTTCAGTAGCGCAGACTTAGCCTCGGAAGTGCTCTAGCAAAGGGAGGCAGGATGCACGTGTGACAGAGGGTCGCCAAACACCTCCCATTCTGTTATTCCTCAAGAGATGGAGAACAGTGCCCTGTTTCAGCCCTTTCAAAATTACTTGAAAGACCAGGGTGAGACCGTGTTTGACAGGGATTATCTAGCTACAATCTCGTCCAAGGACCACTGccatgggctgctgcagctAATGCTTCCTCCGCAGTGCCACAAAGCCTGCAGGAATCACTGAGCAAGGAGCTTTGCTTGGAAGCTTTACCATTTCAGTGAGTCTGTGCTCTCTTGGCCTATATGCTGAAACACAAACGCTTTAAACATCAAAGGATTAAACCTACTCAGTTTAACACAGACCCTGGGCGAGTGACTTGTAAGTCTGGGGTTTAGTCCACTTTTTCAGTCTATTTCAGGTCTGGTTAGTAACTATTATAATGAAATCACTCATTATGTGTGATGTGTTAGGTTACTTACACTACAACCTGCTCCTAAAGCGCTAACAAAGGACTTGCACCTTACCTGCAGCTCTGGaaggttggggttttgtgtCTGTGCAGATCTGCATTTAACCCACCCAACTGAGCCCACAGTTACTGCCCAAAATAACAACTTCTACAAGAATGGAGAGGTGCTACTCAAGTTTTATTGTTCTGGGAAAGTATTTTGAAGTtcaactggaaacaaaacaaaagtccTCCCCAAAATCCCCTCAAAGAGTTAATACACTCTAAAACCAACTAccacaaataaacaaattttttaaatttaaaaaaaagagagaaaaagaaggcagaTTAGGAGTACTTTTATCATGACTATACAAGCTACTAGAAATAAACCAAAGCAGAATTATAGCCCCCTATTCCTTATCTCattaacttaaaataattatagGCATTCAAAAAATTCTTTCGTCATGTTTAGTGACTTCAAAAGTTGCGGTAACACGGGGGAGATAAAATATCAAACTTGCATATTTCTTGACTGTCGTCTACTATTACAGACACCAAAAAGTGCTCCAGGAGTTCTTAGCGTGTATTACAAGATGTTGGGTGAGGAATTTTATGGGGGAGGAAAGGCAACGCTCTGTTATCACCAAGTAAGAGTACTTCATGCTCTTTAGAGCCTGTGTCAAGTGAAGTTTGGGTCCCTCTGTAGCCTCATTCCATACTGATACAAGGTGTAAGAGATGAGAAGCCACATTTTGCAACTCCGCAAGCGACTCCTGAACCAGTGCAATCCTGAAATGCAGGCAGGCCCTGCTCTCAGAATCTCTTCAGACTCAGCAAGCCTGGCACCTAGAAATCACGGCctctgaaatgtttgtttcagCAAGAACACGTGGAGAAGTTTTCAAACCAGATCAGGGTCAAGAAAGCAGGCATGAGCTTCAGCTTTATTGTTTTCCAAGCAACAGTCATCTCTGCAAGGGAATGATAttgcagctgaaaaagaagTGGGTAGAAGAAACGTTAAAATCTCAGTTCTCAAACAGGCATAGATCTGACGTGGGATGAATCAGACCTGTCACAACCTTCCTCCACTGGACAAACTAGCCACTGAGTCCCCCCTCCCAGTGCTTGTGTTTGACGCAACTCGCCTCCCCACATTGCTGTGCGGAACtctcagcccccagccctcagcTGGTACCCCCCCAGTGAAGGCCATCAGAGCCAGCAGCAACACACACTGAGAGcaaagcagagccagccctgctgcaggcagtgtgCTCCCAGCTGGGTGAAAGCCTCCTCCGTTCTAGCGAGCGCAACAGCAGCTTACCCCAGGAGGCCCTTCCCGGCCCAGCGCTTTGGAGTCAGCCCCACGTGCACTTTTTTGCCGCTGCGGATCACAGTCACACTCAGGGGTCtctgaaagggaggaaaaaaaaaaaaaaaaaaaaaaagaaaaaagatgacaaCAGCCCATCACCAAGCCTAGTCTTCCTTCTTTTGCTGAAGTACTGGAAGAACATCAGGCCCAGAGACGAGCTGCTCTTCAGCCATGCCCCACTCCCATCCCTGCAGCTAGATCTGAAAGAAGAGAGCATTTTGTGTGGAGATATCTCCAGGAGATCTCTGTGTTTCAACTGTAACACATTTGATGGCTTTGGCAGCTGCTTTGGCCAGTCCACAAGGGTGGCACAGCaacacagcctgctgctgcagggagtcCCCAGGGGAGAACAGACAATGTGATGCTCACAGCAAAGACCACACACCGCTTTCTTCTATCCAGCAAGAATTAGCTCAATGCTGTGAGAGAACAAGGCTACAACGGCACAGACTGAATCTAACACTCTCATGTGGAAATGATGATCCCAGAGATCTATAAGTTCCATAAAAAAAGCTGTGGCTAACAGAGACAGACAAGAGAATGCAGTTGCAGCAGATATGAGCTCACCCCTTCACTGTGCTGCACCACTGTGGCGATGTTCTGCAGGTTCTGGAAGTTGTTTACATTGACAGAACCAAACTCCACAATCTCATCATCCACCTGAAGTCCCTGGACAAAGACAGAAGAGAGATGAGCATCTGCCTTCTTCAAAGACAGGCAGTACCACTGGAGCATCACCCTTCACCCAGCCACAGGGAGAGAGATGTGCTGTGACACTGCTCCTCTCACCACTCAGGCAACTGAATTACATTACACCCTCTCCACACCCTTAGAAAGGAGTAAGTGCTCATTCCTCTGCCCTCTTCTATGGGAAGAGAAACACTGAGGCTGGAATGGTCAGTGAGGCCTGGTACAAGCTGTGCGGTGCAATGACACAGCTGAGGAGTACTCCTCCCACTGTACAGTGACTAGTCTATTCACAGCATGTCCGAGcgtgacaaaaaaaaaaaaaaaaaaaaaaaagggtgggagGAAGACGTCCTAATCAACCCCCCAACTTATTCCCATTTATTATTAAGAGACAGAGAAAGCCATCTGCAATGTTTTCTCTCTGGGTGCAGATGAAGCCTTCCCCGCCAGCTGTCAGACCCCACCAACTTACGGAGATGCTTGCAGGAGATCCTGGAGTCACCGTGTTCACTTTGGCAAAAGCCTGTGGCAGGTTCTGGCTCTGGCTCATGGCCTCGGCCAGCGCCTCCGCCTCGTCCTTGGCGTGCTTCTCCTTCTCCCGGGCGtgcagctggtgaagggctTCTTCCACCTGCTTCATCAGGGCCTTGTGATCATTCTGCAAACCTGCGGGTGACATTAGCGCAGGGAGCAGCCATGAGCACAGAGGGAGCAGGAGCGGGTGATATCTAAGGGATCTTTCTCAGCACGTGCTCTGCCCTGCGACTGTGCAGAGAACAGTATTTTGGGTGTCCAGGGCTCTCAGCTGCACCGAGTAATAACCTCTGCTGGT
This genomic interval from Falco peregrinus isolate bFalPer1 chromosome 2, bFalPer1.pri, whole genome shotgun sequence contains the following:
- the PSMD9 gene encoding 26S proteasome non-ATPase regulatory subunit 9; this translates as MAQPGGGRPVTVSDVQQLVRRKDELEAQIKACYELLEGQKGVGMHEPLVDAEGFPRADIDLYQVRTARHNVICLQNDHKALMKQVEEALHQLHAREKEKHAKDEAEALAEAMSQSQNLPQAFAKVNTVTPGSPASISGLQVDDEIVEFGSVNVNNFQNLQNIATVVQHSEGRPLSVTVIRSGKKVHVGLTPKRWAGKGLLGCNIIPLQR